One region of Deltaproteobacteria bacterium genomic DNA includes:
- a CDS encoding glycosyltransferase family 9 protein — protein MKPAASPDARGPALLVVQTSFLGDVVLTTPLVSALRRRLAPRRLAFLVRPEAASLVAGHPDVDQVLVDDKRGADGGALGWLGTARRLRAERFEVAVSPHRSLRTALLLAAAGIPRRVGFRESRGARLFHERVPRDRGRHDVERNLALLAPFGGGEAEPPPLHVPIAPEAPGRAAALLPPGAGPLVGVAPGSVWTTKRWAPEGFAAVIGALAAEGARCVVLGAPDDAALAAEINHRAGGCATVLAGRTDLPTMVAVVDRLALLIANDSAPMHIACARGVPVVAVFCATTPALGYGPWGPRTTVVEADLACRPCGRHGGRRCPRGTEDCMRLVPPAAVLAAARAALGTTAGAAAVR, from the coding sequence ATGAAGCCCGCCGCCTCCCCTGATGCCCGCGGGCCGGCGCTGCTCGTGGTGCAGACGAGCTTCCTCGGCGACGTCGTCCTGACCACGCCGCTCGTCTCCGCGCTCCGCCGTCGGCTCGCGCCGCGCCGCCTGGCGTTCCTCGTACGTCCCGAGGCGGCGTCCTTGGTGGCGGGGCACCCGGACGTCGACCAGGTGCTGGTGGACGACAAGCGGGGCGCCGACGGCGGCGCGCTCGGCTGGCTCGGCACGGCGCGCCGCCTGCGCGCCGAGCGCTTCGAGGTGGCCGTGTCGCCGCATCGCTCGCTGCGCACGGCGCTGCTGCTCGCGGCGGCGGGCATCCCGCGGCGCGTGGGCTTCCGCGAGAGCCGCGGCGCGCGCCTCTTCCACGAGCGCGTGCCGCGCGACCGCGGGCGCCACGACGTGGAGCGGAACCTGGCCCTGCTGGCGCCCTTCGGCGGCGGCGAGGCGGAGCCCCCGCCGCTCCACGTCCCGATCGCTCCCGAAGCACCGGGCCGCGCCGCCGCGCTGCTGCCGCCCGGTGCCGGCCCGCTGGTCGGCGTGGCGCCCGGCTCGGTGTGGACCACGAAGCGCTGGGCGCCGGAGGGCTTCGCGGCCGTGATCGGCGCGCTGGCGGCGGAGGGGGCGCGCTGCGTCGTCCTCGGCGCCCCGGACGACGCGGCGCTCGCGGCGGAGATCAACCATCGCGCCGGCGGTTGCGCCACGGTGCTCGCCGGGCGCACGGATCTCCCCACCATGGTCGCGGTCGTCGATCGCCTGGCGTTGCTCATCGCCAACGACAGCGCGCCCATGCACATCGCCTGCGCGCGCGGCGTGCCGGTGGTGGCGGTCTTCTGCGCCACCACGCCCGCGCTCGGCTACGGGCCCTGGGGGCCGCGCACGACCGTGGTGGAGGCCGATCTCGCCTGCCGGCCCTGCGGCCGCCACGGCGGGCGACGCTGCCCGCGCGGCACCGAGGACTGCATGCGGCTCGTCCCGCCCGCGGCGGTGCTCGCCGCGGCGCGCGCGGCGCTCGGGACGACGGCGGGCGCAGCCGCCGTGCGATGA
- a CDS encoding helix-turn-helix transcriptional regulator: MLTPGWAGDGTALHAGVIIRAWRRRIGITQEGLAQALSVTFSTVSRWENGHVKPSRLAWRALERLDARLGSSLLDGSDPV; encoded by the coding sequence ATGCTCACACCGGGCTGGGCAGGGGATGGAACGGCGCTGCACGCCGGCGTCATCATCCGCGCCTGGCGCCGCCGCATCGGGATCACGCAGGAGGGGCTGGCGCAGGCCCTGAGCGTCACCTTCTCCACCGTGAGCCGGTGGGAGAACGGCCACGTGAAGCCGAGCAGACTCGCGTGGAGGGCTCTCGAGCGACTCGACGCCCGGCTCGGCAGCTCGCTGCTGGACGGGTCGGACCCGGTCTGA
- the lpxK gene encoding tetraacyldisaccharide 4'-kinase, translating to MTAALERVAWRAWTGETVGGRALRAALVPAALTYGALATLRNRLYDAGWLGTARVPAHVVSVGNLAVGGSGKTPTALWLAERLAARGLRTGIVARGYRKRRRGVVVVGEGGRPLVGPEEGGDEAVMLARRFAGPVVAGERRAAAAAFACTRFGLDALVLDDGFQHRALTRDADLVLVGEETARAWPLPAGPLREPLAGLARARALLALDGAPGAPPGLPLFRGRLVATALVRAGADRAWGEEPLGRLRGARVTAVAGVARPERFLATLAAAGARVERVLRFPDHHRYRAADVRRIAAAGGDGLVVTTEKDLVKLAPISTLAALCAVRVELEVDDGERLVDVLVRK from the coding sequence ATGACGGCTGCGCTCGAGCGCGTGGCGTGGCGCGCCTGGACAGGAGAGACCGTGGGCGGACGCGCCCTCCGCGCCGCGCTCGTGCCCGCGGCGCTCACCTACGGGGCACTCGCGACGCTGCGCAACCGCCTCTACGACGCCGGCTGGCTCGGCACGGCGCGCGTGCCTGCGCACGTGGTGAGCGTCGGCAACCTGGCGGTGGGCGGGAGTGGCAAGACGCCGACCGCGCTCTGGCTCGCCGAGCGGCTCGCGGCGCGCGGGCTCCGCACCGGCATCGTCGCGCGCGGCTATCGCAAGCGGCGCCGCGGGGTGGTGGTCGTCGGCGAGGGGGGCCGTCCGCTGGTCGGCCCCGAGGAGGGCGGCGACGAGGCCGTCATGCTCGCGCGGCGCTTCGCGGGGCCGGTGGTGGCGGGCGAGCGTCGGGCCGCCGCGGCGGCCTTCGCCTGCACGCGCTTCGGCCTCGACGCGCTCGTGCTCGACGACGGCTTCCAGCACCGCGCCCTCACGCGCGACGCCGACCTCGTGCTGGTGGGCGAGGAGACGGCGCGCGCCTGGCCACTGCCCGCGGGCCCGCTGCGCGAGCCGCTCGCCGGCCTCGCCCGGGCGCGCGCGCTCCTGGCGCTCGACGGTGCCCCGGGCGCGCCGCCCGGCCTCCCGCTCTTCCGCGGCCGGCTCGTCGCCACGGCGCTCGTGCGCGCAGGGGCGGATCGGGCCTGGGGGGAGGAGCCGCTCGGCCGGCTGCGCGGCGCGCGCGTCACCGCCGTTGCGGGCGTGGCCCGGCCGGAGCGCTTTCTCGCCACGCTCGCCGCGGCCGGCGCACGGGTGGAGCGGGTCCTCCGCTTCCCGGACCACCATCGCTACCGTGCCGCGGACGTCCGCCGCATCGCGGCAGCGGGCGGCGACGGCCTCGTGGTCACCACGGAGAAGGACCTCGTGAAGCTCGCCCCCATCTCGACGCTCGCCGCCCTGTGCGCCGTGCGGGTCGAGCTCGAGGTGGACGACGGCGAGCGCCTGGTCGACGTGCTGGTGAGGAAGTGA
- a CDS encoding Trm112 family protein — protein sequence MAISEELLAILACPQCKGEVTLTPSGDGLVCASCKLEYAIKDDIPIMLIDEARRLP from the coding sequence ATGGCCATCAGTGAGGAGCTGCTCGCGATCCTCGCCTGCCCGCAGTGCAAGGGCGAGGTCACGCTCACCCCCTCGGGGGACGGGCTCGTGTGCGCGAGCTGCAAGCTCGAGTACGCGATCAAGGACGACATCCCGATCATGCTGATCGATGAAGCCCGCCGCCTCCCCTGA